From Thalassoglobus sp. JC818, one genomic window encodes:
- a CDS encoding DEAD/DEAH box helicase, protein MDSPTLSHALPLSIDIPETSMSDVGMRSPNVVITGMNGALKRAPQVGVGTQSLTTPVGFVPRWKPFWPKVNVFGLQFPDAIEFLQPTEKESEELVSIEAPRKPEKKPSGAPRKPTRIKPPSDALSIQDRLFYVLQPPLESWLRGQELIMPFEPFPYQYEGIAWLFSQESALLADEMGLGKTMQMITAVRLLLRSGQVRRVLMVCPKPLIPNWQREFKLWAEEIPVTPVEGDANRRKMIWQMPGSAVLLANYELVVRDFQAMHPDDHPMFDLVVLDEAQRIKNRESVTAQTIHSIPRKRSVCLTGTPIENRAEEMISLFQFMNVVPAHASPDIRQLSQLSEEYILRRTKDLVAKDLPPRIDRDEVIELAPGQEYAYKVAENEGVIQLDGLGESITIQHVFELVLRLKQICNVDPFTGESCKADRLVADMEEIAASGGKAILFSQWTKTLDWLEGKTKQFGCLKYHGGIPTKDREPILDQFKHDPNSHLILMSYGTGAVGLNLQFAGYVFLYDRWWNPAVEDQAINRAHRIGATASQIIVSKFICKDTIEERIDKVLQQKRELFHRVLGEGDNENHSLSMNAGEIFGLFDLKARKGGETKSIGPKQPAQDSHAA, encoded by the coding sequence ATGGACTCTCCCACGTTGAGTCACGCGCTTCCGCTTTCGATCGACATTCCAGAGACGTCGATGTCCGATGTCGGAATGCGCTCGCCGAACGTGGTGATCACCGGCATGAATGGAGCTCTGAAGCGCGCCCCTCAAGTCGGCGTTGGAACGCAGTCTCTCACGACACCAGTCGGCTTTGTTCCTCGCTGGAAACCGTTCTGGCCGAAGGTCAACGTCTTCGGTTTGCAGTTTCCCGATGCCATTGAGTTTCTTCAGCCGACCGAAAAGGAGTCTGAAGAACTCGTCAGCATTGAAGCTCCGCGTAAGCCTGAAAAGAAACCGTCCGGGGCTCCGCGCAAACCGACCCGGATCAAGCCGCCCAGCGATGCGCTGTCGATTCAGGATCGCCTGTTTTACGTGCTTCAACCTCCTCTTGAGTCCTGGCTGCGCGGGCAGGAACTCATCATGCCTTTCGAGCCGTTTCCCTATCAGTACGAAGGGATTGCCTGGCTGTTTTCTCAGGAGTCCGCTCTTCTTGCTGACGAAATGGGCCTCGGGAAAACGATGCAGATGATCACGGCCGTCCGCTTACTTCTCCGGTCCGGGCAGGTTCGACGAGTGCTGATGGTCTGTCCGAAACCGCTCATTCCCAACTGGCAGCGAGAGTTCAAGCTGTGGGCGGAAGAAATTCCAGTGACTCCCGTCGAAGGGGATGCAAATCGTCGCAAAATGATCTGGCAGATGCCCGGCTCAGCCGTCCTGCTGGCGAACTACGAACTCGTGGTACGTGACTTTCAGGCGATGCACCCGGATGACCATCCCATGTTTGACCTCGTCGTGCTCGACGAAGCACAGCGAATCAAAAATCGAGAGTCGGTGACCGCGCAAACGATTCATTCGATTCCGCGAAAACGCAGCGTTTGTCTGACCGGAACACCGATTGAGAACCGGGCAGAGGAGATGATCTCCCTGTTCCAGTTCATGAACGTGGTCCCCGCTCATGCCTCTCCCGATATCCGCCAACTGTCGCAACTGAGTGAGGAATATATCCTCCGGAGAACGAAGGATCTCGTCGCCAAAGATCTGCCGCCGCGCATTGATCGGGATGAAGTCATCGAACTGGCACCGGGACAGGAATACGCCTACAAAGTCGCTGAGAATGAGGGCGTCATCCAACTCGATGGGCTCGGCGAATCGATCACGATTCAACACGTCTTCGAACTCGTTCTGCGCTTGAAGCAAATCTGTAATGTCGACCCGTTCACGGGCGAGTCTTGTAAAGCAGATCGACTCGTTGCAGACATGGAAGAGATCGCTGCTTCTGGCGGAAAAGCCATTCTGTTTAGTCAATGGACGAAAACTCTCGACTGGCTCGAAGGCAAAACCAAACAGTTCGGTTGCCTGAAGTACCATGGGGGAATTCCGACCAAGGATCGTGAACCCATTCTCGACCAGTTCAAGCATGATCCGAACTCTCATCTGATTCTGATGAGTTACGGGACAGGTGCGGTCGGGTTAAATCTGCAGTTTGCCGGGTATGTCTTCCTGTACGATCGCTGGTGGAATCCAGCTGTTGAAGATCAGGCGATCAACCGGGCGCACCGCATTGGGGCGACAGCATCGCAGATCATTGTCAGCAAATTCATTTGCAAAGACACGATCGAAGAGAGAATCGATAAGGTCCTGCAGCAGAAGCGAGAACTATTCCATCGCGTGCTGGGCGAAGGGGACAACGAGAACCACTCGCTCAGCATGAACGCTGGGGAGATCTTCGGGCTGTTCGACCTGAAAGCCCGCAAAGGGGGAGAAACAAAGTCCATCGGACCGAAACAACCCGCTCAAGACTCTCACGCTGCTTAG
- a CDS encoding STAS domain-containing protein: MQHLNIFRVEKIGDALVVTPSGEVSSFRYQDIHQEANTIRGEIARKNAKNLVLNLAELEYFGSEFIGSLVSMLRETRMRRGTGCFCAANDQMLKVLQNMSLFKLWPYYNTVSEALAALEEPKQ, encoded by the coding sequence ATGCAACATCTGAATATTTTTCGAGTCGAAAAGATTGGCGATGCGCTCGTTGTCACACCGAGTGGGGAAGTCAGCTCATTCCGGTATCAGGACATCCATCAGGAAGCGAACACGATTCGCGGCGAAATCGCCCGCAAGAATGCGAAGAACCTGGTGTTGAATCTCGCGGAACTTGAGTACTTCGGTTCAGAATTTATTGGCTCGCTCGTTTCGATGCTGCGAGAAACCCGTATGCGACGCGGAACTGGTTGTTTTTGTGCTGCGAACGATCAGATGTTGAAAGTTTTGCAAAACATGAGCCTGTTCAAGCTCTGGCCATACTACAACACCGTTTCTGAAGCCTTGGCCGCTCTCGAAGAGCCGAAACAGTAA
- a CDS encoding thioredoxin domain-containing protein yields MSDSNTAARTPGSPNRLSDETSPYLLQHANNPVDWYPWSEEAFRLAEETDRPIFLSVGYSACHWCHVMEHESFENEEISAILNESFVSIKVDREERPDVDQIYMTAVQLITRRGGWPMSVFMTPDGRPFYGGTYWPPTSRMGMPGFRDILLKLRDYWHNKKDEVETSADQLAEAIQEMAAPVFQTAKLGEETLQAAVEGLMRIADRKHGGFGGSPKFPHPMDLRFLLRGWDRFGDQEVLDVIQLTLKKMFAGGIYDQLGGGFHRYSTDAYWLAPHFEKMLYDNALLVPVYLEAWQITGDQEYETCVRETLDYVLREMTSELGGFYSTQDADTEGEEGRFFVWSADEIWQLLGDREAEIFSAAYDVSQNGNWEGHSILNRPKPLDQVARELSIEVEELHKSLDRSRSILFEARSKRIAPARDEKVLTAWNGMMISAFAQAGVAFNESKYLDAAQAAADFFRLHMKGSGNELLHSYKDGRSRFRGYLDDYACLIDGLVELFQATGSDQYLEESLELADVMIAEFWDPEQGGFFYTGNDHEKLIARTKEVQDNAVPSGNGMAATALVKLAHLTGRSDLMERATSTLDSFGELLADRPQAVGQALIALDLVVGPSRQIVLVESDDEKDSSKLGEWARRQFLPRTTVLWKYQFVDSQGIPDLIAGKEMIDGATTAYLCEGGACQAPVTSVEDLERQIRNNP; encoded by the coding sequence ATGAGTGACAGCAACACGGCAGCACGGACTCCCGGAAGCCCAAATCGTCTTAGTGACGAAACGAGTCCGTATCTTCTGCAGCATGCAAACAACCCGGTCGACTGGTATCCGTGGTCCGAGGAAGCGTTTCGACTCGCAGAGGAAACCGACCGACCCATCTTTCTCTCTGTGGGTTACAGCGCATGTCACTGGTGTCATGTGATGGAGCATGAGAGCTTCGAAAACGAAGAGATCTCGGCGATTCTCAACGAGTCCTTCGTGTCGATCAAAGTCGACCGGGAAGAACGACCGGATGTTGACCAGATTTACATGACGGCGGTTCAACTGATCACACGTCGCGGAGGATGGCCGATGTCGGTCTTCATGACTCCGGATGGACGTCCATTTTACGGGGGAACATATTGGCCGCCGACTTCTCGCATGGGCATGCCCGGATTTCGAGACATCTTGCTGAAGCTGCGGGACTATTGGCACAACAAGAAAGATGAAGTCGAGACAAGTGCCGATCAACTCGCCGAAGCGATTCAGGAGATGGCTGCCCCAGTTTTCCAAACAGCGAAGCTTGGAGAGGAGACTTTGCAGGCAGCGGTCGAAGGATTGATGCGGATTGCTGACCGCAAACATGGTGGATTCGGAGGATCACCCAAGTTTCCACATCCGATGGATCTTCGATTCCTGCTGCGAGGTTGGGATCGCTTTGGTGATCAAGAGGTATTGGATGTCATTCAATTGACTCTCAAGAAGATGTTCGCAGGCGGGATCTACGATCAACTCGGCGGCGGCTTTCATCGTTATTCAACCGACGCGTACTGGCTGGCTCCGCATTTCGAAAAGATGCTTTACGACAATGCGTTGCTGGTGCCCGTCTATCTCGAAGCTTGGCAAATAACTGGAGATCAGGAATATGAAACCTGTGTCCGAGAGACTCTCGACTACGTCTTACGGGAGATGACAAGCGAGCTGGGAGGATTCTACAGCACTCAGGATGCAGACACCGAAGGGGAAGAAGGTCGATTCTTTGTCTGGAGTGCGGATGAAATTTGGCAGTTGCTCGGAGATCGCGAAGCTGAGATTTTCAGTGCAGCTTATGACGTCTCTCAAAACGGCAATTGGGAGGGGCACTCGATCTTAAATCGCCCGAAACCGCTCGATCAGGTTGCTCGAGAGCTGAGCATCGAAGTCGAAGAGCTACACAAAAGCCTCGATCGGTCGCGTTCGATCTTATTCGAAGCTCGTTCCAAACGAATTGCACCAGCCCGTGATGAGAAAGTTCTGACAGCCTGGAACGGAATGATGATCTCCGCGTTCGCGCAGGCGGGTGTGGCATTCAACGAGTCGAAGTATCTCGATGCTGCTCAAGCTGCAGCTGACTTCTTTAGGCTTCACATGAAAGGCAGCGGCAACGAACTATTGCACAGCTACAAAGATGGTCGGTCTCGTTTTCGTGGGTATCTCGATGATTATGCTTGCCTCATCGATGGCCTCGTGGAACTGTTTCAAGCGACTGGATCGGACCAGTACCTCGAGGAGAGCCTCGAGCTTGCAGATGTTATGATCGCAGAGTTCTGGGACCCCGAGCAGGGTGGATTCTTCTACACCGGGAACGATCATGAAAAGCTGATCGCGCGAACCAAAGAAGTGCAGGACAACGCCGTCCCGAGCGGCAACGGAATGGCCGCAACGGCACTCGTCAAACTCGCCCACTTGACCGGTCGATCTGATCTAATGGAACGAGCGACCAGCACGCTCGATTCATTCGGAGAATTGTTGGCAGATCGTCCGCAGGCAGTGGGACAGGCACTTATCGCCCTCGATCTGGTTGTCGGGCCAAGTCGTCAGATTGTGCTCGTGGAATCTGACGACGAAAAGGACTCTTCGAAGCTGGGAGAATGGGCTCGCCGTCAGTTTCTTCCGAGGACGACGGTACTCTGGAAGTATCAGTTCGTCGACTCGCAAGGCATTCCCGATCTCATCGCTGGAAAAGAGATGATCGATGGCGCGACCACAGCATATCTGTGCGAGGGAGGGGCGTGTCAGGCACCGGTCACGAGCGTTGAGGATCTTGAGCGTCAAATTCGGAATAATCCGTAA
- a CDS encoding MarR family transcriptional regulator, with amino-acid sequence MLNYDWENSVAYWVCAASHVFRKTLDARLAPEGITIRQWEVLAWLSSRGCGSQSVLAEQLGIEPHTLAGILNRMEKAGLLVRRPCDQDRRKNTLHPTDKATEVWNRASEIAHEIRRQAVSGLTSEDLHLFKDICERMIQNLDETVSLEDESGFAIPIPCIEQSEDDTLND; translated from the coding sequence ATGCTCAATTATGACTGGGAAAACAGCGTCGCGTATTGGGTATGCGCAGCGTCTCATGTCTTTCGTAAGACTCTCGACGCCCGTCTCGCACCAGAGGGAATCACGATCCGACAGTGGGAAGTCCTGGCGTGGCTTTCGTCGCGCGGCTGCGGTTCGCAGTCTGTCCTGGCAGAGCAATTGGGAATTGAACCTCACACGTTGGCTGGAATCTTGAATCGTATGGAGAAAGCCGGGCTGTTAGTCCGCCGTCCGTGTGATCAAGACCGGAGAAAGAACACGCTTCATCCGACAGACAAAGCGACCGAAGTCTGGAATCGCGCCTCAGAAATTGCTCATGAGATTCGACGTCAAGCCGTTTCCGGGCTGACGTCAGAAGATTTGCACCTGTTCAAGGACATCTGCGAGCGGATGATTCAGAACCTCGACGAAACTGTCTCGCTAGAAGATGAGTCAGGCTTCGCGATCCCAATTCCGTGCATTGAGCAGTCAGAAGACGACACTCTCAACGACTGA
- a CDS encoding SDR family oxidoreductase, translating to MTKNSADPICLVTGGAGFIGSHLVTRLVNDGYQVRVLDNLSTGNLDNIKSVSQEIELFEGSLLDRPLLDKALKDVRYVFHEAALPSVPISLKDPLATHEMCATGTLNLLDASRQAGVQRLIYAASSSAYGESETLPHREDAPTAALSPYAAAKLAGELYCQSFTASYGFETVRLRYFNVFGPRQDPGSPYSAVIPLFITAILNGKRPTIFGDGSQTRDFIYVEDVVNANVAAMKAPSAVAGGVFNVASGESISIRGLATKISQFMNAVDDPQFEAARSGEIQHSWAETAVAREALDFVAQYSFDDALQQTIDAFVGEANTSQA from the coding sequence ATGACAAAGAACAGCGCCGATCCCATTTGTCTGGTGACGGGAGGAGCTGGATTCATCGGGTCGCATTTAGTGACGAGGCTGGTGAACGATGGCTATCAGGTTCGGGTTCTCGACAATCTCAGCACTGGAAACCTGGACAACATCAAATCGGTTTCCCAAGAAATTGAGCTGTTCGAAGGAAGCCTTCTTGATCGTCCTCTGCTCGACAAAGCGTTGAAAGACGTGCGATACGTTTTTCACGAGGCGGCACTTCCTTCTGTTCCGATCAGCTTGAAAGATCCACTCGCAACTCATGAAATGTGTGCCACGGGAACGTTGAATCTCTTGGACGCGAGTCGTCAGGCTGGGGTGCAACGACTCATCTATGCTGCATCGAGTAGTGCCTACGGTGAGTCCGAAACTCTTCCACACCGTGAAGACGCTCCAACAGCTGCTCTGTCTCCGTATGCGGCAGCGAAGCTGGCGGGAGAACTTTACTGTCAGTCGTTCACCGCTTCTTACGGGTTTGAAACTGTTCGCCTGCGGTACTTCAACGTGTTTGGTCCGCGCCAGGATCCCGGGAGCCCGTATTCAGCCGTCATTCCGCTATTCATCACCGCAATCTTGAACGGCAAACGCCCCACGATTTTCGGAGACGGTTCGCAGACCAGAGACTTCATTTACGTCGAAGACGTTGTGAATGCCAACGTCGCTGCGATGAAGGCTCCGTCTGCTGTCGCTGGAGGCGTTTTCAACGTCGCTTCTGGGGAATCCATTTCAATTCGAGGACTGGCTACGAAGATCAGCCAGTTCATGAATGCTGTAGACGATCCACAGTTCGAAGCAGCACGTTCCGGTGAAATACAACACTCCTGGGCTGAGACAGCAGTAGCACGGGAAGCTCTCGATTTCGTGGCGCAATACTCGTTCGACGATGCTCTTCAACAAACGATCGATGCGTTTGTCGGCGAAGCGAACACGTCGCAGGCGTGA
- a CDS encoding S1 RNA-binding domain-containing protein produces the protein MSTEQSAPQEKNTANDSSQQLEASQSSASENAEQQQAAGAESESSEASAPSVGAAADPAETPAPAAGETAEETSKRKVSLNPKATPEDARPVPSIGAETGSVQAVPSGPVELPTATDEDIEAEVAKAISGYESNPSSTSDSEDPKGAVEVPAKSAIDASIEAAIEEAMSGSESSSSSDPDAAAAGVVNVEDLEPGQKLSGIVQSNAADYVFVDFGLRLSGAIPVRQFGSTPLPNEGEKIEVIFDKVDEAEGLIMARIPGRTSAVVSGDWDLLTKGQMVECVVKKTNKGGLEVTVGSLRGFIPASQVDLGFVEDMEVFVGRKLTVAVTELKPEKKNLVLSRRKVLKQRRDEQKKEVLGELKTDQVRTGTVKTIKDYGAFIDLGGLDGFLPISQMSWVRIEHPSEIISQGQEIEVKILSIDREKEKISLGMRQLTQNPWRVAESKYEKGSTVTGRVTRVETFGAFVELEPGIEGLVHISELDHRRVKRVTEILNVDDMAEVQVLEVDPGKKRISLSVKALTAKPEPVDRPKVEEAPVEKYERKRKGPLKGGTGSTGGGGLFGNPNDFNG, from the coding sequence ATGAGCACCGAACAAAGTGCCCCGCAGGAAAAGAACACCGCGAACGATTCTTCTCAGCAGCTTGAAGCGAGTCAATCCTCAGCTTCCGAGAACGCTGAACAGCAACAGGCTGCGGGAGCCGAAAGCGAATCATCAGAAGCCTCAGCTCCATCTGTCGGAGCTGCTGCAGATCCTGCGGAGACTCCAGCTCCAGCAGCAGGTGAGACCGCAGAAGAAACCAGCAAGCGGAAGGTTTCTCTCAATCCGAAAGCAACACCAGAAGACGCAAGACCCGTTCCGTCAATCGGTGCAGAAACAGGATCAGTGCAAGCTGTCCCTTCAGGACCAGTCGAATTGCCAACCGCAACGGATGAAGACATCGAAGCAGAAGTCGCGAAAGCGATTTCCGGATACGAATCGAATCCTTCATCCACATCAGATTCAGAAGACCCCAAAGGTGCTGTCGAAGTGCCTGCAAAGTCTGCCATTGATGCTTCGATCGAAGCGGCCATTGAAGAAGCAATGTCCGGCTCAGAAAGTTCTTCGTCATCCGATCCAGATGCCGCAGCTGCTGGAGTGGTCAACGTTGAAGATCTTGAGCCCGGCCAGAAGTTGAGCGGAATTGTTCAATCCAACGCAGCAGATTACGTCTTTGTCGATTTCGGATTGCGACTCAGCGGAGCGATTCCGGTTCGACAGTTCGGAAGCACACCACTTCCGAACGAAGGCGAAAAAATTGAAGTCATCTTCGATAAAGTCGACGAAGCCGAAGGGCTGATCATGGCCCGCATTCCAGGTCGCACGTCGGCTGTGGTCAGTGGCGACTGGGACCTGCTCACCAAAGGCCAGATGGTCGAATGCGTCGTCAAGAAGACGAACAAAGGTGGACTCGAAGTCACCGTCGGAAGCCTCCGCGGATTCATTCCCGCCAGCCAGGTCGACCTCGGTTTCGTGGAAGACATGGAAGTTTTCGTCGGTCGCAAACTGACTGTCGCAGTGACAGAACTAAAGCCTGAGAAAAAGAATCTCGTCCTCAGCCGCAGAAAAGTCCTGAAGCAACGCCGCGACGAGCAGAAGAAAGAAGTCCTCGGCGAACTGAAAACTGATCAGGTCCGAACAGGAACTGTCAAAACGATCAAAGATTACGGAGCGTTCATCGATCTCGGTGGACTCGACGGATTTCTCCCAATCTCGCAGATGAGTTGGGTTCGAATCGAACACCCGAGCGAAATCATTTCACAAGGGCAGGAGATCGAAGTCAAAATTCTCAGCATCGATCGCGAGAAAGAAAAAATCAGCCTCGGCATGCGACAGCTGACGCAAAACCCCTGGCGCGTCGCGGAAAGCAAATACGAAAAAGGCTCGACTGTTACAGGTCGCGTCACTCGTGTTGAAACTTTCGGAGCATTCGTCGAACTCGAACCTGGAATTGAAGGACTCGTCCACATCAGCGAATTGGACCATCGCCGGGTCAAACGCGTGACCGAGATCCTGAACGTCGACGACATGGCAGAAGTCCAGGTTCTCGAAGTCGACCCCGGCAAGAAGCGAATCAGCCTGTCAGTAAAAGCATTGACAGCCAAACCCGAGCCGGTCGATCGCCCGAAAGTCGAAGAAGCACCAGTCGAAAAGTACGAACGCAAACGCAAAGGCCCGCTCAAAGGCGGAACCGGCTCAACCGGCGGCGGAGGACTGTTCGGTAATCCCAACGACTTCAACGGATAA
- a CDS encoding serine/threonine protein kinase, with translation MNRPQNSTPLESTPVQNEREQQVSQELSLRTGRVPTSVAGYEIIRCLGEGSFGMVWLARERKTGRQVAIKFFTNRRGLDWSLLTREVEKLAVLDASRDVVRLLDVGWDHDPPYFVMEYLPHESVASLLEDGPLPIKRSIEICAAVARALVHSHGAGILHCDIKPANILLDHADDARLSDFGQSRLSSDQSPALGTFYYMAPEQAAVDAVPDVRWDVYALGAVLYHMVTGNPPYHSEQTKKRLSASQNLEERLHEYRRTIKNSPPPNEHRSTSGVDGELARLIDDCLNPDPAQRIPNAQVVLDRLRQRELNRSRRPLVWLGFLGPVLFLLMMLWIAVTAVPEAVQQAEQNLYERALTSDAATVRLLAASVDQELAERTDELERLAQQLIAKNGERSADGFRPDLGEFLTKWRQENDERLKRQRRTLDISFFVNDRNGIQIYRNPHPVDEKESSVGQRFDWRDYFHGLGRGVERGHIAGTDYTPRKTPGISGAFRSSNTHQYMVAVAVPIWNHDHTEVIGVLARTIHLTDLLSQWERRIRSGNESETGQARFLSLVDMREGSPVMLDHSWMSAANLKEIQSDVELEKILALSSGEENQLERAVNGNGVISEYHDPLADIDESFEGEWLAAVANLKNVNWIAVVQERRAEAVAPMDELRDIFIRYGQLMFVVFTAMLAVLGWLIRRVSS, from the coding sequence ATGAATCGTCCTCAAAACTCGACGCCTCTTGAATCGACCCCCGTTCAAAATGAACGTGAACAGCAGGTCTCCCAGGAACTCAGCCTCCGAACTGGACGAGTTCCTACCTCTGTTGCGGGGTATGAAATTATTCGATGTCTCGGCGAAGGATCATTTGGAATGGTCTGGCTGGCCCGAGAGCGAAAAACGGGCCGACAGGTTGCGATCAAGTTCTTCACAAACCGTCGCGGTCTCGACTGGTCACTCCTGACACGCGAAGTCGAGAAACTCGCTGTCCTCGATGCCTCCCGCGATGTCGTTCGACTTCTCGACGTGGGGTGGGATCACGATCCGCCCTACTTCGTAATGGAATATCTTCCGCATGAATCGGTCGCTTCGTTGCTCGAAGATGGTCCACTGCCGATCAAACGCTCGATAGAGATCTGCGCAGCAGTGGCGCGGGCACTCGTTCATTCGCACGGTGCGGGAATTCTGCACTGCGACATCAAACCGGCCAACATTCTTCTCGATCATGCCGACGATGCCCGGCTCAGCGATTTTGGTCAGTCACGCTTATCCTCCGATCAAAGCCCAGCTTTGGGAACCTTTTATTACATGGCCCCCGAGCAAGCAGCAGTCGATGCTGTGCCGGATGTCCGCTGGGATGTTTATGCTCTCGGAGCTGTTCTCTATCACATGGTGACCGGCAATCCGCCGTACCACAGCGAGCAAACGAAGAAGCGACTATCCGCTTCGCAGAACCTTGAAGAGCGACTTCACGAGTACCGCAGAACAATCAAAAACTCTCCTCCCCCCAATGAACACCGCAGCACATCCGGTGTGGACGGAGAACTGGCTCGTTTAATCGATGATTGCCTGAACCCCGATCCTGCACAGAGAATTCCCAATGCACAGGTGGTGCTGGACCGATTAAGACAACGAGAACTCAATCGCTCGCGGCGCCCGTTGGTGTGGCTCGGCTTCCTCGGTCCGGTCTTGTTTCTATTAATGATGCTCTGGATTGCCGTCACGGCTGTTCCGGAAGCGGTTCAACAGGCAGAACAAAATCTCTACGAACGCGCATTGACCAGCGACGCCGCGACCGTGAGATTGCTAGCAGCCAGTGTCGATCAGGAACTCGCTGAACGCACCGACGAACTCGAACGACTTGCGCAACAACTCATTGCGAAAAACGGCGAACGCTCAGCAGATGGCTTCCGTCCCGATTTAGGGGAGTTCCTGACGAAGTGGAGACAGGAGAACGACGAACGCCTCAAACGCCAGCGACGAACTCTGGATATCAGCTTCTTTGTCAATGACCGCAACGGAATTCAGATTTACAGAAACCCGCACCCGGTCGATGAGAAAGAGAGTTCCGTCGGACAACGCTTCGACTGGCGAGACTACTTCCATGGTCTGGGGCGAGGTGTCGAACGAGGTCATATTGCCGGGACCGATTATACACCGCGAAAAACTCCCGGAATCTCCGGAGCTTTCCGCAGCAGCAACACGCATCAATACATGGTGGCTGTGGCAGTTCCGATCTGGAATCACGACCATACGGAAGTGATCGGCGTGCTCGCCCGGACGATTCACCTGACCGACCTGCTCAGTCAGTGGGAACGACGGATTCGGAGCGGCAATGAATCCGAAACGGGGCAGGCAAGATTCCTGTCTCTCGTCGACATGCGCGAGGGATCTCCAGTCATGCTGGATCACTCGTGGATGTCGGCCGCCAATCTCAAAGAGATTCAATCGGACGTCGAGCTTGAGAAAATTCTGGCTCTCTCCTCAGGTGAAGAGAATCAACTTGAGAGGGCAGTCAACGGAAACGGAGTGATCTCAGAGTATCACGACCCGCTTGCCGACATCGACGAGAGCTTTGAGGGAGAATGGCTGGCTGCCGTGGCGAATCTTAAGAACGTCAACTGGATTGCAGTCGTACAAGAGCGCCGGGCTGAAGCAGTCGCCCCCATGGATGAACTTCGAGACATCTTCATCCGCTACGGTCAATTAATGTTCGTCGTGTTTACAGCCATGCTGGCAGTCCTAGGCTGGCTGATCCGCCGCGTCAGCAGCTAA